One Streptomyces sp. RPA4-2 genomic window carries:
- a CDS encoding DHA2 family efflux MFS transporter permease subunit: MFKKWHGNPWAILITLSLGFFMTLLDLTIVNIAIPDMGQDLGASLDEILWVVNAYTLALAVLLITAGRLGDLRGKRALFLAGVALFTLASLACGLARDPAQLIAFRAVQGLGAALLMPQTLSIIAEVFPADRRGAAMGVWGAVAGISGALGPIIGGALITHLDWRWIFFVNLPLGALVLVLAVAIIPASRRTVRHRFDTPGVLLASSALFCLAFGLTEGQRYDWNGWILSLFGAAALLFAGFLGHERGRQDDDPLVPFSLFRDRNFTLINFVGVTVSFGVIGMFLPLTIYLQSVLGFSALKSGLVLLPLAIGSFVTAGPAGVLADKVGGKFILMTGLLAWAAALVWIVAAVDVGSSWTAVAFPLLLAGLGAGFTFAPMATEVMRNVPARLSGAASGLNNALRQVGSVLAGAVVGAVLQARLASSLPEQAQQRAGRLPAAYRDGFVGAFSKGEADVNAGQSARVPDGVPHDVADRMRELGSQVFGHGFVHAMGPAVLVAAAVLLAGALACLAVRRHRGPSANPHALPVYEPRLEEAAS, translated from the coding sequence GTGTTCAAGAAATGGCACGGCAACCCCTGGGCGATCCTCATCACGCTCTCCCTGGGCTTCTTCATGACCCTGCTCGACCTGACCATCGTCAACATCGCGATCCCCGACATGGGCCAGGACCTCGGCGCCTCACTGGACGAGATCCTCTGGGTCGTCAACGCCTACACGCTCGCGCTGGCCGTGCTGCTCATCACCGCGGGCCGCCTCGGCGACCTGCGCGGCAAACGCGCCCTCTTCCTGGCCGGCGTCGCCCTGTTCACACTCGCCAGCCTCGCCTGTGGCCTCGCACGGGACCCGGCCCAACTGATCGCGTTCCGGGCGGTCCAGGGACTGGGCGCGGCGCTGCTCATGCCACAGACCCTGTCGATCATCGCGGAGGTGTTCCCGGCCGACCGGCGCGGTGCCGCGATGGGTGTCTGGGGCGCGGTCGCGGGCATCTCCGGCGCGCTCGGCCCGATCATCGGCGGCGCGCTGATCACGCACCTGGACTGGCGGTGGATCTTCTTCGTGAACCTGCCGCTCGGGGCGCTGGTGCTGGTGCTCGCCGTGGCGATCATCCCGGCCTCGCGCCGCACCGTCCGCCACCGCTTCGACACCCCCGGCGTGCTGCTCGCGTCAAGTGCCCTGTTCTGCCTGGCCTTCGGGCTGACGGAGGGGCAGCGCTACGACTGGAACGGCTGGATCCTGTCCCTGTTCGGTGCCGCGGCGCTGCTCTTCGCCGGATTCCTCGGCCACGAGCGCGGCCGGCAGGACGACGATCCGCTCGTCCCGTTCTCGCTCTTCAGGGACCGCAACTTCACCCTCATCAACTTCGTCGGCGTCACGGTGTCCTTCGGCGTGATCGGGATGTTCCTGCCGCTGACGATCTACCTGCAGTCCGTGCTGGGGTTCAGCGCCCTCAAGTCCGGACTCGTCCTGCTGCCGCTCGCGATCGGCTCGTTCGTGACGGCGGGGCCCGCCGGAGTCCTCGCGGACAAGGTCGGCGGCAAGTTCATCCTGATGACCGGGCTGCTGGCCTGGGCCGCGGCCCTGGTGTGGATCGTGGCCGCGGTGGACGTGGGGTCGAGCTGGACGGCGGTCGCCTTTCCCCTGCTGCTCGCGGGCCTGGGAGCCGGGTTCACCTTCGCGCCGATGGCCACCGAGGTCATGCGCAACGTGCCCGCGAGGCTCTCCGGAGCCGCCTCCGGCCTCAACAACGCGCTGCGGCAGGTCGGTTCGGTACTCGCGGGAGCCGTCGTCGGTGCGGTGCTCCAGGCCCGGCTGGCGTCCTCGCTCCCCGAGCAGGCACAGCAGCGCGCCGGCCGGCTGCCCGCGGCGTACCGCGACGGTTTCGTCGGCGCCTTCTCCAAGGGGGAGGCCGACGTGAACGCGGGACAGTCGGCGCGGGTGCCGGACGGCGTCCCGCACGACGTCGCCGACCGCATGCGCGAACTCGGTAGCCAGGTCTTCGGCCATGGCTTCGTGCACGCGATGGGGCCCGCCGTCCTGGTCGCCGCCGCCGTTCTGCTGGCCGGCGCGCTCGCCTGCCTCGCCGTACGCCGTCACCGGGGGCCGTCGGCCAACCCGCACGCCTTGCCCGTGTACGAACCCCGACTGGAGGAAGCGGCCTCATGA
- a CDS encoding hemerythrin domain-containing protein, which produces MTTDTIDLTVMYAAHDAFRRDLERLAKAAVDGTASTPQVRAGWDNFKHQLHIHHTAEDSDLWPRVERGAAGRPRDVALLAAMEAEHAGLGALLTAVDTALRDRSAELPACVHALAAALGDHLTHEEDSALPLVQEVLTPADWGAFTGKIREAQGLRGAALFVPWIVDGAPAADRARFLGALPPPVRVLNRLFWEAGYRRRGLWQS; this is translated from the coding sequence ATGACCACCGACACGATCGACCTCACCGTGATGTACGCGGCCCACGACGCCTTCCGGCGCGATCTGGAGCGTCTCGCCAAGGCCGCGGTGGACGGCACCGCGTCCACTCCTCAAGTCCGCGCGGGCTGGGACAACTTCAAGCATCAGCTGCACATCCATCACACCGCGGAGGACAGCGACCTGTGGCCGCGTGTGGAGCGCGGGGCCGCGGGGCGGCCCAGGGACGTCGCCCTGCTCGCCGCGATGGAGGCGGAGCACGCGGGCCTCGGCGCGCTGCTGACGGCCGTCGACACCGCGCTGCGTGACCGGTCGGCCGAACTCCCCGCCTGTGTACACGCGTTGGCCGCCGCCCTTGGCGACCACCTCACGCACGAGGAGGACAGTGCCCTTCCGCTCGTCCAGGAGGTCCTGACGCCGGCGGACTGGGGTGCCTTCACCGGGAAGATCCGCGAGGCACAGGGGCTGCGGGGGGCCGCGCTCTTCGTGCCATGGATCGTCGACGGCGCCCCGGCCGCCGACCGGGCCCGGTTCCTCGGCGCGCTGCCGCCACCCGTGCGGGTCCTCAACCGGCTCTTCTGGGAGGCGGGTTACCGCAGGCGCGGGTTGTGGCAGTCCTGA
- a CDS encoding ricin-type beta-trefoil lectin domain protein gives MARHWQSTYDYAVVCLASSSHIASMVAATSFHYALDCLIRGESGAALRPRLLVTVRDTVKEWSAEDRISGVLPDLGKPAGGRGMRVAGSSGSLTAENRKLAERSFHTLPGSAQCLLWHTEVEAEPISVPAGLSGMDLGTAVAALEQAREQFRQGCVRAHRELAPSGECGSYNRLLDVPTRRGGAPLPEDRHHLAGCAHCRHAEEQLSLCEGELGVLLAEAVLGWGARRYLDTRTGGAQRGVRPLDGPAFGGRLPVGAGVPGGPRVGRGDGRDAGGHGGPGDDGGPGDDGGLAAGGRAGSGGRHRPSARISAQGRRILTGQARSKALLTGAGTVSALLLVTVLAVSLSSSGSGGADPAASTGVGSTGTVPAAPGSSPPTSAGLPTGTERMRLRNLAADLCLDIRGGRATSGAETELAACSSAGTQQWSYEDDGLLRSVADPGMCLDSGAVDGVVALDRCVGSGDAHRDDVRYDLTVRGELLPRARNRLAVAPGSTDPDADIVVKDRSGSDAQRWRTDSSPAAPRSLSIAGTASASTRPVTEPASAGGTTAGQPGDPSGDPSGDPSGGQPTRGTDAPEVTGTDAPDEPRPVSADDRTSPESVLPLPARLPPAAAETAETAL, from the coding sequence ATGGCCCGGCACTGGCAGTCGACGTACGACTACGCGGTCGTCTGCCTCGCCTCTTCGTCGCACATCGCCTCGATGGTCGCCGCGACCTCCTTCCACTACGCGCTCGACTGCCTGATACGCGGCGAGTCCGGAGCGGCCCTGCGGCCCCGGCTCCTGGTGACGGTGCGGGACACCGTCAAGGAATGGTCCGCGGAGGACCGGATATCCGGTGTTCTGCCGGATCTGGGGAAACCCGCCGGTGGGCGTGGTATGCGGGTGGCGGGATCCTCGGGATCCCTGACAGCCGAAAATCGCAAGCTCGCCGAGCGTTCCTTCCACACTCTCCCGGGTTCCGCGCAGTGTCTGCTGTGGCACACCGAGGTCGAGGCCGAGCCCATATCCGTACCGGCCGGTCTGTCGGGCATGGACCTCGGGACCGCGGTGGCCGCTCTGGAGCAGGCCCGTGAGCAATTCCGGCAGGGTTGTGTGCGCGCCCATCGGGAACTCGCGCCGAGCGGGGAATGCGGCTCCTACAACCGGCTGCTGGATGTCCCGACGCGTCGCGGCGGCGCGCCGTTGCCGGAGGACCGGCACCATCTCGCGGGGTGCGCCCACTGCCGGCACGCCGAGGAGCAACTCAGCCTGTGTGAAGGTGAGTTGGGTGTTCTCCTGGCCGAGGCCGTGCTCGGATGGGGCGCGCGGCGTTATCTCGACACCCGCACGGGGGGCGCGCAGCGAGGAGTGCGCCCCCTGGACGGGCCGGCGTTCGGAGGCAGGCTTCCGGTCGGTGCCGGCGTACCCGGCGGCCCGCGAGTTGGGCGTGGCGATGGCCGTGACGCGGGAGGTCACGGGGGTCCGGGCGATGACGGAGGCCCTGGCGATGACGGAGGTCTCGCGGCGGGCGGGCGTGCCGGGAGCGGTGGACGCCATCGACCGTCGGCCAGGATTTCCGCGCAGGGTCGCCGGATCCTGACCGGACAGGCACGTTCCAAGGCCCTGCTCACGGGAGCGGGCACCGTCTCGGCCCTGCTGCTCGTGACCGTCCTCGCCGTGAGTCTGTCGTCCTCGGGCAGCGGCGGAGCCGACCCGGCCGCCTCCACGGGCGTCGGCAGCACCGGCACGGTTCCGGCCGCCCCGGGTTCCTCGCCCCCGACCTCGGCCGGACTGCCCACCGGTACCGAGCGGATGCGACTGCGCAACCTCGCCGCCGACCTGTGCCTCGACATCCGGGGCGGCCGGGCGACGTCCGGCGCGGAGACGGAGCTTGCCGCCTGCTCCTCCGCCGGGACCCAGCAGTGGTCGTACGAGGACGACGGGCTGCTGCGCAGTGTCGCCGACCCCGGAATGTGCCTGGACTCCGGGGCGGTCGACGGCGTCGTCGCGCTCGACCGCTGCGTCGGTTCCGGGGACGCGCACCGCGACGACGTTCGCTATGACCTCACCGTGCGCGGTGAGTTGCTGCCTCGTGCGCGAAATCGGCTCGCGGTCGCGCCCGGTTCCACCGACCCGGACGCCGACATCGTCGTCAAGGACCGAAGCGGTTCCGACGCGCAGCGCTGGCGCACCGACTCCTCGCCGGCGGCACCCCGGTCGTTGTCGATCGCGGGCACGGCGAGCGCGTCGACGCGTCCCGTCACCGAGCCGGCGTCCGCCGGCGGCACGACGGCCGGACAGCCGGGCGACCCGTCCGGCGACCCGTCCGGCGACCCGTCCGGCGGGCAGCCGACGCGGGGAACCGATGCCCCGGAGGTGACCGGGACGGACGCCCCCGACGAACCCCGCCCGGTGAGCGCCGACGACCGCACGAGCCCGGAGTCCGTGCTGCCGCTGCCTGCACGACTTCCGCCCGCGGCGGCCGAGACGGCGGAGACGGCCCTCTGA
- a CDS encoding 2-hydroxyacid dehydrogenase: MKNVLAVVSAHVGGRTAGAALAGVFPGEARVTVVETTDEDPGALREAQVIITGLAPVTAGHLAAAPDLELVQCASHGFDYVDLDAARAKGVPVCNIGSSGAEKQNVAEQTFALMLALAKQLIPAHTALVDADWALPRLQRSITELSGKTLGIIGLGHIGEEVARRAVAFDMSIVYAGPQSVGAEAEARLGGARHVELDELLRTSDYVTLHAPLTETTRHLLNAERLALLKPTAFVVNTSRGALIDQDALADALDAGALAGAGLDVFDPEPPTAALRLLKVPNVVLSPHVAGVTRETLVRIALAAVQNAADFVAGKPLRDVVT, from the coding sequence GTGAAGAACGTACTCGCCGTGGTCTCGGCACACGTGGGCGGCCGCACCGCCGGAGCCGCGCTGGCCGGGGTCTTCCCCGGTGAGGCCCGCGTCACCGTCGTCGAGACGACCGACGAGGACCCCGGCGCGCTGCGCGAGGCCCAGGTCATCATCACCGGCCTCGCCCCGGTGACCGCCGGGCACCTGGCCGCCGCACCGGACCTCGAACTGGTGCAGTGCGCCAGCCACGGCTTCGACTACGTGGACCTGGACGCCGCCCGCGCCAAGGGAGTGCCGGTGTGCAACATCGGCTCCAGCGGCGCCGAGAAGCAGAACGTGGCCGAGCAGACCTTCGCCCTCATGCTCGCCCTCGCCAAGCAGCTGATCCCGGCCCACACCGCGCTCGTCGACGCGGACTGGGCGCTGCCGCGGCTGCAGCGGTCCATCACCGAGCTGTCCGGCAAGACCCTCGGCATCATCGGGCTCGGTCACATCGGCGAGGAGGTCGCCCGCCGCGCGGTCGCGTTCGACATGTCCATCGTGTACGCCGGTCCGCAGTCCGTCGGCGCGGAGGCGGAGGCCCGGCTCGGGGGCGCCCGCCACGTCGAACTCGACGAACTGCTGCGGACGTCGGACTACGTCACGCTGCACGCGCCGCTCACCGAGACGACCCGGCATCTGCTCAATGCCGAGCGGCTGGCGCTCCTGAAGCCCACCGCGTTCGTCGTCAACACCTCACGGGGCGCCCTGATCGACCAGGACGCCCTCGCGGACGCGCTCGACGCGGGTGCCCTGGCCGGCGCGGGTCTCGACGTCTTCGATCCCGAACCGCCCACGGCGGCGCTGCGGTTGCTCAAGGTCCCGAACGTGGTGCTCTCGCCGCACGTCGCGGGCGTCACGCGCGAGACCCTCGTACGGATCGCGCTGGCCGCGGTCCAGAACGCCGCCGACTTCGTGGCGGGCAAGCCGCTGCGGGACGTGGTGACGTAG
- a CDS encoding lactate 2-monooxygenase: MAKHWADFQYEIYLNGMTGAVPRLPTDLTRLEELTEQRLGPGPVGYVAGSAGNGSTARANREALDRRRIVPRMLRDVHERDLSVEVLGRALPAPLALAPVGVLSIMHPDAESAAARAAAAQGVPYILSSASSTPMEQVAEAMGDAERWFQLYWAKDREVTRSFLDRAKAAGYTALFVTLDTPLLAWRPRDLDQAYLPFLHGIGTANHFSDPAFQAGLAKPVHEDPNAAVMHFVGMFADPGKTWPDLAFLRENWDGPIILKGILHPDDARRAADAGMDGVVVSNHGGRQVAGSVAAADALPRVVEAVGDRLTVLFDSGIRTGDDIFKALALGARAVLVGRPYAYGLGLDGQAGVEHVIRCLLAEFDLTLALSGHSRPAGLGPDDLIEETP, encoded by the coding sequence ATGGCGAAGCACTGGGCCGACTTCCAGTACGAGATCTATCTGAACGGAATGACGGGCGCCGTGCCGCGGCTGCCCACCGATCTGACCCGGCTGGAGGAGCTCACCGAGCAGCGCCTCGGCCCCGGTCCGGTCGGCTATGTGGCGGGAAGCGCGGGCAACGGCAGCACCGCGCGGGCCAACCGGGAGGCGCTCGACCGGCGCCGGATCGTGCCGCGCATGCTGCGGGACGTGCACGAACGCGACCTGTCCGTAGAGGTGCTGGGGCGCGCCCTGCCCGCGCCGCTGGCGCTCGCGCCCGTGGGCGTGCTCTCCATCATGCATCCGGACGCGGAGTCCGCCGCCGCGCGGGCCGCAGCAGCGCAGGGTGTCCCGTACATCCTGTCCTCGGCGTCCAGTACGCCGATGGAGCAGGTCGCCGAGGCGATGGGCGACGCGGAGCGCTGGTTCCAGCTGTACTGGGCGAAGGACCGCGAGGTGACCCGGAGCTTCCTGGACCGGGCGAAGGCCGCCGGATACACGGCCCTGTTCGTCACGCTGGACACTCCCCTGCTGGCCTGGCGTCCACGCGACCTCGACCAGGCGTATCTGCCGTTCCTGCACGGCATCGGCACCGCGAACCACTTCTCGGACCCGGCGTTCCAGGCGGGTCTGGCCAAACCGGTGCACGAGGACCCGAACGCGGCCGTGATGCACTTCGTGGGGATGTTCGCCGACCCCGGAAAGACCTGGCCGGACCTGGCCTTCCTGCGGGAGAACTGGGACGGGCCGATCATCCTCAAGGGCATCCTGCACCCGGACGACGCCCGGCGCGCGGCCGACGCGGGGATGGACGGCGTGGTGGTCTCCAACCACGGCGGGCGGCAGGTGGCGGGGTCGGTCGCGGCCGCCGACGCACTGCCCCGGGTGGTCGAGGCGGTCGGCGACCGGCTGACCGTCCTGTTCGACAGCGGCATCCGCACCGGCGACGACATCTTCAAGGCGCTCGCCCTCGGCGCACGGGCCGTGCTCGTCGGACGACCGTACGCCTACGGGCTCGGCCTCGACGGACAGGCGGGCGTCGAACACGTGATCCGCTGTCTGCTCGCGGAGTTCGACCTCACCCTCGCCCTGTCCGGGCACTCCCGCCCCGCCGGCCTCGGCCCCGACGACCTGATCGAGGAAACACCGTGA